ACCAGAATGTCCTTCAGATGTATCTGGAAGCAAGCTTTTTTAAAGAAGTTCATAATCCACAGATAAAAGGGTACATTATGCTTCATTTCGGAGTTAAAAAGCAAAGTTTGACCACTCCTCTCTGCATAGCCTTTCATGTGTCTTCCAAGACCAAAGGCAAACTGTCGTTAAATGATTGCTTGTACCTGGGTCCAAATGTGGTCGAAATGCTTTATGATTTATAATTGAAGTTTACAAGGCACCCTCATGCAATAACATCAGATATATCTAAGGCCTTACATCATGTCTTGCTCGATCTCGCTGATACCAAGTATGCATGTTTCCTTTGGCACAAGACATCAACACAAATGGCTACCTTCGTCTTCAGGGTTGTGGTCTTTAGTGTCACTACTAGTCCTTACCTACTGCAGCAAGTTCTTAGAACTCATCTTAAACGGAAGGGACAGGAGGAGCTGATCAGATCAATCTGTACAGATAACTATTTGCAAACCTATGACATCAAAGATGAGATAAAAAGGGATTATGTAAAAGTAAGGTTGCTGGCAGATGAAGCTCATATGCCACTTATGGGGTGGGCAAGCAGCAACTCATAATTTGATGCACAGATTGGGGGAAATGAGCCTACGTAGATTTCAGTTTTGGACATTATTTTGGACAGGTGAAGTGATTGTTTGGGTTTGAAGCCATGTAAGGGGATAAGTGAGAGCTGGGGTAACAATACCATTATGAAGCATAAATTACTGTCGTCACTCGTATCCAACTTTGATCCCTTGGGATTTGTCAGTCCAGTTTTTATTACAGGTAAGATATTTTTGCAGGATTTGTGGGAAGCAGGAATAGGATGGGATGATGTGCTGAATAGGGAACAACAGGGGCAGGCAAATAAGATGTTGGGGGAATTTACTTACATTCATACACTGAAGTTCAAGCAGGGAGTCATCTTAAGGAAATCAGAATTGCACATATTTACCAATGCATCTAGCAAAGCATATGTGGCAGTAGCCTACATAAACAAGGAAAAAGAACAGACTAACATTTTCATGTCAAGAATGATAGTCTTCTCTTCTTGCCAGTTTTATCCCTATTCGGgatcgccgtttttaatgagtcccCTCCaactacctctgtcctgtgtcatttccccccatactcccttctctttcatttaatctctaatgcaatctctctcttcctctccttcatgttccatccacctccatttccatcacttctcttgtcaTGTGTTCCTCTTATCATCTCATCAGggggccataccatcttaactttgcctcttgcactttctttgatgcttcagtgacctttactgtacccctaacATGTTAACCTGTCCATTTTGGTCACTCTGCTCATCCACCTGAgtatcctcatctcggttacgttcaactttctgtcctctgttttctttattggtgctacttccaatccatatgtcattgctggtctgaccattgccttgtgcactctgccctttaatcttataaggactttcctatcacatatgaTACCGGATaccttcttccagttgttccaaccacactgaatccggtTTTTTATTTCCTCGCCCATGTTCACttcattgtcaatcactgagccaaggtacttgaatttatggacccttttgatgtttcctccaCCTAATTTGATTGTGGTTTGCTGGTCGCTATCCAATTCTATCTTTTCCCTGTTTGTCCTTAAACCTCTATtctccaaggcatatctccatctttcaagcTTTCCCTCTAGTTCCTCCCTGTTCTTCGCTACTAAGACTTTGTCATCTGCATAGAGCAGGCACCATGGTGACTCCTCCCTGACACCCTCCGTCAACACATCCAAGGCAATATTAAACAGAAGTGGGCTGAGAGCGGATCCCTGATGTGGCCTgactccaacttggaaattttttgttcttccaactgtagatCTGACGCTGGTTTTTACATTTCTATACAGGTCCTTAATCATTCTGACATACttctccatcactcctctctccctgaCATATCCCCATATTTCCTGATGTGGTACTCTGTGATATGCCTTCTCAAGGTGTATAAGGGCCACATGCAAGATCTTTTGTttctctctgtacttttccataatttgtctcaGTACTTAGACCCCTCATGAATCCCAGTTATTGTCTACCAATGAGAACTTGTTGCTGTAATCTTTCATCTATAATTCCTTCAAATACCTTTAGTGTATGTGACATGAGCTTCAATCCTCAGTAATTTTTACAACACTGAATGTCCCCTTTCTCCTTGAATATTGGGACTAATatactttctctccattttttggGTATCATCACACTTTCCTTGATCTTTTTTGTTAACTGCCTTCCTCATCAAGAGCCTTCCAGGCTTCTGCAGGTATGCCATCCGGTCCCACCGCTTTACCATTTTTCATGTTTCCCAGTGCCACTCTAACCTCAGCTTTAGTTATTTCTGTGACTGGTCCATATTTTGTGTGTCCATCTCCTCAgatatctttcattttcttcattcaacaaggcctcaaaatattcttcccatctcGTTATTGTCTCTCTCATTCCTCAGTATATTCCCATCTTTATGCTTAATCTGTCTTATGTGTGTTATATCCTTGGTACTCTTATTTCTCATTTGTGCTAGTTTAAAGATCTTTCCTTGCCCTTCCTGGTATCTAGCTCTTGGTAAAGCTGATCATATGCTATATTCTTAGCAATTGCTACagttttctttgttaatttatttgcttctttATGGGCTATCCAGTCCTCTTCCATTTGGGTCTCCTCCCaccttttatttgtttctctcttttgctttgttgCATCCATCACTTCTTCATTGAACCACCATGTTTCTTTATTTTCGAACATCTTGTCACTACCCTCACACAATATTTCTCTATCAACCCTCAGTATTATTTCCATTGTTCTGTTCTACCATTCATTAACATCCTCAATTTCATGTGTTATTTCTTCTAAAACGTTTGTTTTAAACTGTCTACATAGTTCAATCTCTTTCCGCTTAAACTATTTAATCCTTTTTGGACCctgcatttttttccttatttgttcaaTTTCCATAACCAAGTCCATCACTACCAAATGATGTTGCGCACTCACATGATCTCCTGGTATGACCTTACAATCTTTTACCTCAtgtaaatttttccttttatacatCAAGTAATCTATCTGGCTGGACCTTACACCGCTTTTGTATGTAATTAGATGCTCTTGCCACTTAGTGAAAAAAGTTTTCACCAGTACCATTTTCGTGGAAACAGCAAGATCTACAATTCTCTCACCCTCTGCACTTCTTTCATTATAGCCATACCAGCATGTACACAGCTGATCACGTGGTTATTCTGACCTACGTGCCCATTCAGATATCTGCCGACAATGCATCTTTCATCTGCTGGCAccttttccatttcctcctcAAAGTCTGACCAAAAGCgatctttctcttcatctgagCATCCTATCTGTGGTGCATATGCACTAAAGATGTTAACAGTGCAATTTTAAACAATCAGCCTAGTTCAGACAATCTTATCATTTCTTCTATTTACTTCAAAGATTTCCTTCATTTCACTTGAGAGAATTATTCCAACACCATTCCTGCCTTCTTTATTAGCTCCACTATAAATTAACTTATACCCCTCCCCCAGTTCATTTGCTTTGCTATCTTTCAATCTTGTCTCCTGTACACAGAGAATATTTACTCATCTTGTTTTCATAAAATCAGCTATTGCCTGTCCTCTCCCTCTTATTGTACTGAGATTTATGTTCCTATTCTTAGTTCTCGAGCTCGCTTCTTCAGCCGCACTCACTAATGATGCGGTATCCCTTGCAACTTATTTCATAAAAGCTGGTCTTGATGAATGAGAGTAATGCTGCAAAAAGAAGCCAAGTTAACCATACGTAAGCTAGAATTGTTAGCTTTATTCATAGCATCACCATTTGGACAGAAAAAGAGTTGCCATGGCCTGGGTAGCGATTGGGGAAGGGAATAAGAATACCTTCATTTCAAACTTGGTGGGAGAAATTAACTTTATCCAGCAGAAATGTGATATTGGAACCAGATACATGCCCACCAGCAGTAACCCAGCCAACATCCTAATCTGAGGTTCCACACTGAAGAACTAGACAACAATCTTTGGTGGCACAAAGGACTAGCCTTTCTTTACGAGACAGGCCAAGTTGAACTGCCGTTGAGCACTGATGAATCATCGAGAGCCAGAACAACATTATCATTGTTGCAACCCTCCACCCTCCAAGagttaagagaagaagaaaaactgtCTACCTGCCAAATTATGGGATCTAAGTGGGAGTAATGTTGACTTTGTTTTCTTAGTTCAGTTGATGAAAAATGTGTTGAGATTTGCATGCTGCAAAGTGGATCCACTTGTAAAACTTCTATACACGGAACAACGGCACCACTTGCTACAGTGTATGACCATCTAGAGAATGGGGTCAGGGGACCCAATTTCATTAGTCAGTTAGGGCTAGTCATAAGAGATGGAGTAGTATACACCCACAGTAGAGTAAGAAATATTGTTAGATGTAAAAATGAATTGTTAATTTGTTATTGTTACATTCTAAACGGAGGTTAGTTCAGTTATACCTCAGACACCCTTCATACACACTACTAATATGCATTTTggagaaaatgaattaattaccgtatatttcggcgtataagtcgacctgAAGATAAGTCGaacccccaattctgagtaaatttttatgattttaactaatatcgggtatattagtcgacctataaaatgtgaggccaaccgtacgctcaaaataagcagcagggtaaaacgtatcatataaaataacctgaatgttattacggtgcatatgttgctctacttaccataagaaatacaggtaatatactcggtattttaacaaatctgtgtaatatataaaagatgaataccggcaaatatgattggaaatgacgaaacgaaagatacgttactcgagtgtaatgtaaacaaacaaagagctaactaacgctgcataagagcctacgtatatatgtatgtacaaactgccactcaagttaatgtttacattgggttgttaaaacgacaTGCCGGTATTCTATTATtgtgttggaatattccttgaccattggttcttctatggcataaacaggctcatttgagggaaaacgaacctgcagttgattcaccagattcaaactgggatccttatgatgaaactgtgaatgataatttgtttgatgagttatttaattcaagtgacgatgactcaagtcattttgaaggattttaaatacatatttactattaaatacattttttttattttatttaaagtgataaataaagatttcataccataaatgtttttgaacaatacctctgtaaatacaaaactgtcagagtgaacgcatccttctcaattactgtatgtttacacttgctgtgcgattggggtttcttcaagttactttgatttttttcattttatttaaggtgatggttgttctaatgtattattattgtcgtattacagtgtgaaatgtttttaatactggtatttacatacatagttacctcaacaaggttgtcattgttattagccaactgtaaagcctggattcctgtactgatatgccaaaataataaagattcacgtTTTGTTActgttagataagtcgaccccctaattttggcatgattttttggggctaaagggttgatttatacgccgaaatatacggtactgTTATTCAGCAGGAATGTTGGCGTCCAGGGTTACGGGCCATAGACAAACGTGTGGTAGGAGGGTGCCGAACTTATATCAGACCTCTTCTCAGCCATCcactgcctcctcccctcctgagTGATTGAACATGCCTGGTGCGCCTGTTTTCCAACGTTGGAGTCGACCACACCGGCCCAGTAGGAGttgatgggggaggggggtacCTCCTCATCATCACCTGCATGGCAAGCCGTGTACTGTAATTGGACTTCTGCAACAGTTTAGATGTGGAGATTTTTGTGCTGTTACTCAGCTTTGCTGCCACACATAGGGCACCCATCCAGATGTACAGTGATAATGCTATGACCCGCACTGCCACCACCTTCTTGAGTGAGGTGTATGACAAGGACATTGCACAACACTTCCTCCAAGAGAGGGGTATCAATTGGACCTTCCATACTCCTCGGTCTCCCTGGAAAGGAGGTTCTTTGAGAGGCTAATCGGGGTTGTGAAACACACCCTAGAAACCACCTTGCAATGCAACGTATTCTGTAAGGAACAAATTTGTATTCTTGTCAAAGAGGCTGAAGCAGTGGACAACAATTGCCTGCTGATGTACGTGGGAGACGTGAGAGAGGATGAAGTCCTCATGCCCTCCCACCAGGTTTAAGGTGATCTGGTATGTCTGTTGCCCCCAGTTGGCCTGCACGAGATGTAACAGACCCTGGCCACTAAGCAGTTATGTCACCAGTACTTCTGCATCACTGAAACGCTTGACTGCTTTAAGCAGCATTGGAGACAAGGATACCTGAAGTTGCTTCAGGAGCAGCACGACTTCAGAGAGGGTCCTGTAACTGTATTACAAGTAGAAGACATTGCACTGGTTAAGGTGGAGCAGCAAAGGTGTGGTCAATGGCCCATGGGCATGATCATTGCTGTTTGCCTTGATGATCGAAGGGGTGTAAGATCCGTCAAAGTTCTCTTTGAATGCAAAGAGCAGCTGAGGGAAGCTGAGCACATAGTGCCACTAAATGTGAACACCCACGACGATGAGGGAGAAATGACTGGAGAAGGACTCGAGAACGAGAGTGACCCAGAGGAAAACGATCAGTATGCATTGAACAGTTTTGTGGAAAGTGTGACTTAACAACTGAAAGACTCAAGAAGAATGAGACAGATAGTGTTCAAGTAGGTTCAAGTGAAGCAGTGGACAGTGAGAACGCGAGACCAAAGAGAAGGTCTGCAATTGGACAAAGACGAAAAATGTCGGGTAAAAGAAAGAGTAGTGTAATGGGCTATGTTAATTATTCATAGGCTAACTGTAAAAGAGTGGGAACTGAAAAGAGAACTGAAGGTTTTAGGTCTGGTACATAAGTATTGCGTCTCGCACGCTCAACGGCGGCAGACGGCAATCACAATGTATTTCCTGCATACAAGCAGTGGCAGCTTGTGGCTCATTCATAGGAGtgctgttacataatttttttttattccctgatattaactgcataaacatacacacacaaacgcattatatacatacacacacattatatatctatatatatatatatatatatatatatatatatatatatatatatatatatatatataaacatactataaACAATGCCGAAAACTTCACTTATTTAAGTTTATCAATTGTTTGTTTTTCTTGGGCCATGATATTACTAATGAAGGATTACCCTAATTaaatttgaaactgtaaacaaaactgaaaaagtagcaacatatattaaaatactaaaattcaaaacagTAGTTTTTGGCAGCGGAGTGACTGACGGATGGACTGACAGAAGATTGTGAGAATATgaggttataaaaatattaagtttatgtAAACTAAGGTAgcataataaaaatcattaaagcatcaaaaggaataaaaactcgaaaacaaacattaagatacaaaactgattttgacagtaaaataaaataacataggcctatataaaacaagaggactaaagaacacccaactaaaacacagacacatgcatacacatacactctctctctctctctctctctctctctctctctctctctctctctctcgctgaggaaggcagcagacTCGCTGctgaaagctactattttgaattttagtatcattgacattaacgtggttatcattttttcccattcACTGTAACCCTCCACTGAGTATTGATTATCTTGCATTACTTTACATATCACCAGTATCGTAACTAATTTGATCTCTATCACTAATAGTACATATTGATTAAGCTTTGAtgaatttcaaaacacacctttCCCCTCCAACAGCTAGAGCCAGAGGTTCTCAAACTGGGGTCTTCGATCCTCGGGGGACCGCAAAGGTGTCTCAGGAGGACTGCGAAGGGGTCACGAAATCCTATTGCGAAATTATCCCCACACGTAGGCTATAGTTAGGATTACTTTCAACATACGATTTGGCATTTAATATATACTACCAAATGTACTTTTGCTTGTGGAATATAATCTTTACCACAATATGTATCTCTCACTAGTtttcttatgaaagaataaaatggcggaagaaaaatgcaaaaatcgCCAGATATTATTGGTACACATTGCATTCACCGCCAAGCATTAGCAATGAAAACCATGCCTGACGAGTTGAACCATGTTCTCGGTGGATAGATTAAAGTAGTTAACTTCATTAAAGCGATAAACTCGTTTGTTTTCTGCATTATGTAAGGAAAGTGGTTCCAAATTTGGAACACTATTATTGCATTCACACATACGATGGCTTTCCAAAGGGAAAGTATTGAAGAGAGTTTTCGTACTACGGGAAGAAATGCAGCAGTTTTTGGTAGACACTAAGCCAGACATCCATACAATTTTCTCTGATTCCGTTGCCTGTCTGTTTTTGTAGACATGTTTGAATCCATGAATTCCATTAATTTGTCTCTGCAAGGAAAAGAGATCACAGTGCTTCATTGCGATAAAAAAATGACTGCTTTCAAAATGAAGTTCGAACTATGGCACTCTAAGCTAGATAAGAATAATTTTGCCACATTCCcacaattaaatacatatattgatGAGAATGAGCTTAATGTTGAAGACGATATCATTGATTTGACGGAACAACATGTATCACTTCTCAGTGAAGAAATAACTCATTATATTCCCAGActacaaaattttgaaaaatactgtcAAATCATAAACAATCCATATGTAATCTCCATTAATGATCTGCCTTCGGAGGATTATTCAGTACAAGAACAATTGACTGAATTGATTAATAATGTGGGTGCATAACATATTTTACGTGAAATGTGCTGTAGTGATTTTTGGATTGAAATGGCACAGTCCTATCCCGGCTCTAAAACTGCTGATTCCATTTGCATTTACATGTGAGTCAGCGTTTTCCACACTACTTGCCATCAAAACAGTCCCTAAACAGATTAGAAACAACAAATGATAATAAAGTTGTACTGGCCAAAACAAAGCGCAATCTAGAATTGATTCAGGCAAAGCAAATGAATCCATCCCATTGAACATACATTTGATAACTAACGTTACTATTTTCTGATTATATGTGTTTTGGCCAAAAGCCGTTTTTGTTTCATATAAGTTGCATTTTCTTACCAATTAATTcgttgtcaaataaaaaaaagaagtttttgtttcagTAGATTAAggttccccctttttttatatgtaatctgGTTTccaaaaaatagttttgtttctGTACCTTAATGTTATCATTTTCTGAATATATAATTGTTTGATCAAAATGTCTTATAACCGTACAGTATATTTTGTAGCGTCAATTGTAATTAGTTTTGAAAAGGTACGACTAACAATCTAAAACTTATAAAGAGACCGCCACGCAAAAAATCTCGCAatagtttgagaaccactggacTAAACACTGCTCCAGAGGGCAGTGCTCCCTTCACCTTTACGGGCGGGGTGGCTACCACATTATCACCCTGCTAGCAAAAttagaactgctgagcaccaACAGTTCAACGtattatttcaattaattttctttttattcatttacaaaaacaacagaatggtaataatttttttaagaatttttgataatctatacttaatttctcataacatgtatatattttttattttgtgcatcttaatatatatatatatatatatatatatatatatattatatatatatatatatatatatatatataagaaatagttGCTTTAATAAAGGCAAGAATGGATAAAAAGTTTATTCCTCTTAGTGTTAAACGGTGCCTTAAAGATGATGAAATCACATCTCAAGAGATGAAAAAATTCCTACTTGAGGTGGATAACTACTACGTCACTTGCCATGACTATCTTAAGAAATGGGCTTCATCGGTAGAAAGTTTTGATATCTTTTCATGGATGTTATTAGATACACTTCCAGCATGGGAACAAATACAATCGTCTTGTCTAGTGTTAAAAAACAAAGGTGTAAACATTGACGACAACATCCTTTTCTGTCAGTGGTCAACATTTAAAATACTCCTTgataaacaaatgcagaataaacCTGAAGAATGGATGACCAAGATGTGTCATGAAAAATGGCTTTCTATCCTACAGCAGTTCGACTTCGAAGAACAGTATTCTGAGATATTAATTTTGTGTCACTATTTGTTTAGTATACCTGCGCATAATGCAAATGTTGAGCGTGTCTTTTCTATGATGAGTGCTCAGTGGACTGCTGAGAGGAATAAATTGGATGTGACAACTATAGAGGCTATTTTACAGTGTAAGTAGAACATAAATTGTCATTGCAAAGAATTTTACTGGCAGGTATTAGGAAATATGGAActtctaaagaaagcaaaatcatctgagaaatacaaataaaataaaaagtttaattttcattatttctgtgcatacaattttctttttttcatttatcttca
This portion of the Macrobrachium nipponense isolate FS-2020 chromosome 10, ASM1510439v2, whole genome shotgun sequence genome encodes:
- the LOC135223981 gene encoding uncharacterized protein LOC135223981; translated protein: MGALCVAAKLSNSTKISTSKLLQKSNYSTRLAMQVMMRRYPPPPSTPTGPIGCSDEEKDRFWSDFEEEMEKVPADERCIVGRYLNGHVGQNNHVISCVHAGMAIMKEVQRAYHRVPHQEIWGYVRERGVMEKYVRMIKDLYRNVKTSVRSTVGRTKNFQVGVRPHQGSALSPLLFNIALDVLTEGVREESPWCLLYADDKVLVAKNREELEGKLERWRYALENRGLRTNREKIELDSDQQTTIKLGGGNIKRVHKFKYLGSVIDNEVNMGEEIKNRIQCGWNNWKKVSGIICDRKVLIRLKGRVHKAMVRPAMTYGLEVAPIKKTEDRKLNVTEMRILRWMSRVTKMDRLTC